The following proteins are co-located in the Pseudomonas cavernae genome:
- the truD gene encoding tRNA pseudouridine(13) synthase TruD yields MNEFELLGSRAYGEAAGRAVLKATAEDFQVDEVLDIPLSGAGEHLWLWVEKRGLNTEEAARRLARSAGVPLRGISYAGLKDRQALTRQWFSLHLPGKADPDLAAAESPSLSILKAVRHSRKLQRGAHAANGFTLRLTSLTGDRAALEARLQQMRAGGVPNYFGLQRFGHDGGNVVEARGFAERHELPEQRNLRSRLLSAARSYLFNRVLAERVAEGSWNQARAGDLLAFTDSRSFFMAGEAECDDPRLAILDLHPTGPLWGAGESPAAAQSQALEQCVAASEPALRDWLVEAGMAHERRILRLPIGGLTWHYPEPDVLQLEFVLPAGCFATAVVRELVDLPSVGQTENSCVF; encoded by the coding sequence ATGAACGAGTTCGAGTTGTTGGGCTCGCGGGCCTACGGCGAAGCCGCAGGACGCGCGGTACTGAAAGCCACGGCGGAAGACTTCCAGGTCGATGAGGTGCTGGATATTCCGTTGTCCGGCGCGGGCGAGCACCTTTGGCTGTGGGTCGAGAAGCGTGGCCTGAATACCGAGGAGGCCGCGCGTCGCTTGGCGCGGTCAGCGGGGGTGCCGCTGCGTGGCATCAGCTATGCCGGGCTCAAGGATCGTCAGGCACTGACCCGGCAGTGGTTCAGCCTGCATCTGCCGGGTAAGGCCGATCCCGACCTCGCCGCGGCAGAAAGCCCGAGCCTGAGCATCCTCAAGGCCGTGCGTCACTCGCGTAAATTGCAGCGCGGGGCGCACGCGGCGAACGGTTTCACCCTGCGTCTGACCAGCCTCACTGGCGATCGCGCGGCGTTAGAGGCGCGTTTGCAGCAGATGCGTGCCGGCGGCGTGCCGAATTATTTTGGCTTGCAGCGTTTCGGTCATGACGGCGGCAATGTCGTCGAGGCTCGCGGCTTCGCCGAGCGTCACGAACTACCCGAGCAACGCAATCTGCGCTCGCGCCTGCTGTCGGCGGCGCGCAGCTACCTGTTCAATCGCGTGCTGGCGGAGCGCGTCGCCGAGGGCAGCTGGAACCAGGCACGGGCTGGTGATCTCTTGGCCTTCACCGATAGCCGCAGCTTCTTCATGGCCGGCGAGGCCGAGTGCGATGACCCGCGCCTGGCGATCCTCGATCTGCATCCCACTGGCCCGCTATGGGGCGCCGGCGAGTCACCAGCGGCAGCGCAAAGCCAGGCGCTGGAGCAATGCGTCGCGGCGAGTGAACCGGCTTTGCGCGACTGGCTGGTCGAAGCGGGCATGGCGCACGAACGGCGAATCCTGCGCCTCCCCATCGGCGGTTTGACGTGGCATTATCCTGAACCTGACGTGTTGCAACTGGAATTCGTCCTGCCGGCCGGATGTTTCGCCACCGCTGTGGTGCGCGAACTCGTCGATCTGCCGTCGGTGGGGCAGACGGAAAATTCATGCGTATTCTGA
- the surE gene encoding 5'/3'-nucleotidase SurE: MRILISNDDGVNAPGLAALHAALEDYAECVVIAPDQDKSGASSSLTLDRPLQPQRLNNGFISLNGTPTDCVHLGLNGLLEHTPEMVVAGINLGANLGDDVLYSGTVAAAVEGRFLAHTAFAFSLLSRQPDNLPTAAHFARLLVAAHERLDLPPRTVLNVNVPNLPFEHIRGIRLTRLGHRARAAAPVKVINPRGKEGYWISVAGDVEDGGPGTDFHAVMQGYVSVTPLQLDRTCSEAFGGLDAWLEGIL, from the coding sequence ATGCGTATTCTGATTTCCAATGACGACGGGGTGAACGCTCCCGGGCTCGCCGCCTTGCATGCTGCGCTTGAGGATTACGCCGAGTGTGTAGTCATCGCTCCAGACCAGGACAAGAGCGGTGCCAGCAGCTCCCTGACCCTGGACCGCCCGCTGCAGCCGCAGCGGCTGAACAATGGCTTCATCAGCCTCAATGGCACCCCGACCGACTGTGTGCACCTGGGCCTAAATGGCCTGCTGGAGCACACGCCGGAGATGGTGGTGGCGGGCATCAATTTGGGCGCCAACCTGGGTGATGACGTGCTGTACTCCGGCACTGTGGCGGCGGCGGTGGAAGGGCGTTTTCTCGCTCACACGGCATTTGCCTTTTCCTTGCTGTCGCGCCAACCCGATAATCTGCCGACCGCGGCGCATTTCGCCAGGTTGTTGGTCGCGGCCCATGAGCGGCTCGATCTGCCACCGCGTACCGTGTTGAACGTGAACGTCCCCAATCTGCCGTTCGAGCATATCCGCGGCATCCGTCTGACCCGCCTGGGGCATCGCGCCCGCGCAGCTGCGCCGGTCAAGGTGATCAATCCGCGCGGCAAGGAAGGCTACTGGATCTCGGTGGCCGGCGATGTCGAAGATGGTGGGCCAGGCACCGATTTCCACGCGGTGATGCAAGGCTATGTGTCGGTCACGCCGTTGCAACTGGACCGCACCTGCAGCGAAGCCTTCGGCGGTCTGGACGCGTGGTTGGAGGGCATACTCTGA
- a CDS encoding protein-L-isoaspartate(D-aspartate) O-methyltransferase, with product MTSQRTRERLIQRLYEEGLSNPRVLEVIRRTPRHLFVDEALAHRAYEDTALPIGHNQTISQPYMVGRMTELLLAAGPLDKVLEIGTGSGYQTAVLAQLVERVFSVERIQVLQERAKERLVELNLRNVVFRWGDGWEGWPALAPYNGIIVTAAAAEVPQALLDQLAPGGRLVIPVGAGDVQQLELIIREEQGFSRHVLDMVRFVPLLHGPVV from the coding sequence ATGACTTCCCAACGCACCCGCGAGCGTCTGATCCAGCGCCTCTACGAAGAGGGACTGTCGAACCCGCGTGTGCTCGAGGTGATCCGCCGCACGCCGCGTCACCTGTTTGTCGACGAAGCCTTGGCACATCGTGCCTATGAAGACACGGCGTTGCCCATCGGCCACAACCAGACCATCTCCCAACCCTATATGGTCGGGCGGATGACTGAGCTGCTGCTGGCCGCCGGGCCGTTGGACAAGGTGCTGGAAATCGGCACCGGCTCCGGCTACCAGACCGCGGTGCTGGCGCAGCTGGTCGAGCGGGTATTCTCCGTCGAGCGTATTCAGGTCTTGCAGGAACGTGCCAAGGAGCGCCTGGTCGAACTCAACCTGCGCAATGTGGTGTTCCGCTGGGGCGATGGCTGGGAGGGCTGGCCTGCGTTGGCGCCCTACAATGGCATCATCGTCACCGCAGCGGCTGCCGAAGTGCCGCAGGCGCTGCTTGATCAGCTGGCTCCGGGCGGGCGGTTGGTGATCCCGGTGGGCGCCGGCGATGTCCAGCAGTTGGAGCTGATTATTCGGGAAGAACAAGGGTTCTCGCGTCATGTATTGGACATGGTGCGCTTCGTGCCCTTGCTCCATGGCCCGGTGGTTTGA
- a CDS encoding peptidoglycan DD-metalloendopeptidase family protein, protein MSLTAILQRIRIGSVRSLLGGLVLAALLAGCTTPSGNVQVVDRSNNRAAAAPKRPATTTGQYRVQRGDTLYSIAFRYGWDWKALAARNNIPPPYTIRIGQAIRFDGRAQSKPAVATAKPVVAPAKAAVTPAPTVLASPSPAVQSSVSPTPAQTPVQPVTRSASGWAWPATGPLIGRFSSNGSLNKGIDIAGELGQPVLAASDGSVVYAGSGLRGYGELVIIKHSDTYVSAYGHNRRLLVREGQQVKVGQTIAEMGSTGADRVKLHFEIRRQGKPVDPLQYLPNR, encoded by the coding sequence GTGAGTCTCACAGCCATTCTGCAGCGGATTCGCATCGGCAGTGTACGGAGTCTTCTGGGTGGCCTCGTTCTCGCTGCACTGCTGGCCGGCTGTACCACGCCGTCTGGAAATGTTCAGGTCGTCGACCGCAGCAACAATCGCGCGGCCGCGGCTCCCAAGCGGCCGGCAACGACCACCGGCCAGTATCGAGTGCAGCGTGGCGATACGCTGTACTCGATCGCTTTCCGTTACGGTTGGGACTGGAAGGCTTTGGCGGCGCGCAACAATATTCCACCGCCCTATACCATTCGGATCGGTCAAGCGATTCGCTTCGATGGCCGCGCCCAATCGAAGCCAGCCGTGGCCACGGCCAAACCCGTGGTTGCTCCGGCCAAGGCTGCCGTGACACCCGCTCCGACAGTGCTAGCGAGTCCCTCGCCAGCGGTGCAATCCTCGGTTTCGCCGACACCAGCGCAGACTCCGGTACAGCCGGTAACGCGCTCCGCATCCGGTTGGGCGTGGCCTGCAACGGGCCCTCTAATTGGGCGGTTTTCATCAAACGGTAGTTTGAATAAAGGCATTGATATCGCCGGGGAATTAGGCCAGCCTGTTTTGGCTGCGTCTGATGGTTCTGTGGTGTACGCCGGGAGTGGTTTACGGGGCTACGGTGAGTTGGTAATCATCAAGCACAGCGATACCTACGTAAGTGCCTACGGCCACAACCGCAGGCTGTTGGTACGGGAGGGACAGCAGGTCAAAGTCGGACAGACCATTGCCGAGATGGGCTCGACAGGAGCTGACCGGGTGAAACTCCATTTCGAGATTCGCCGCCAGGGTAAACCTGTGGATCCACTGCAATACCTGCCTAACCGTTGA
- the rpoS gene encoding RNA polymerase sigma factor RpoS, whose translation MALNKEAPEFDFDDDVLLMEPAFVLEEVLTEEPEAPVKRAKSKSATTLKQHKYIDYTRALDATQLYLNEIGFSPLLTPEEEVHFARLAQKGDPAGRKRMIESNLRLVVKIARRYVNRGLSLLDLIEEGNLGLIRAVEKFDPERGFRFSTYATWWIRQTIERAIMNQTRTIRLPIHVVKELNIYLRAARELTQKLDHEPSAEEIANLLEKPVSEVKRMLGLNERVSSVDVSLGPDSDKTLLDTLTDERPTDPCELLQDDDLSQSIDQWLSELTDKQREVVVRRFGLRGHESCTLEEVGQEIGLTRERVRQIQVEALKRLREILEKNGLSSDALFQ comes from the coding sequence ATGGCACTCAACAAAGAAGCGCCGGAGTTTGACTTTGACGATGACGTTCTCCTCATGGAGCCTGCCTTTGTCTTAGAAGAAGTGTTGACCGAGGAGCCAGAAGCTCCTGTCAAGCGCGCCAAATCCAAAAGCGCGACAACATTGAAGCAACACAAGTACATCGATTACACACGTGCGCTAGACGCAACTCAGCTTTACCTCAATGAGATCGGTTTTTCCCCCCTGCTGACCCCGGAAGAAGAAGTGCACTTTGCGCGTCTTGCGCAAAAGGGTGACCCGGCCGGCCGCAAGCGCATGATCGAAAGCAACCTGCGCTTAGTTGTGAAAATCGCCCGCCGTTACGTCAATCGCGGTCTTTCCCTGCTTGACCTGATCGAGGAAGGCAATCTTGGCCTGATCCGCGCGGTGGAGAAGTTCGATCCGGAGCGGGGCTTTCGTTTCTCGACCTATGCGACCTGGTGGATTCGTCAGACCATCGAACGGGCGATCATGAACCAGACGCGCACGATTCGCCTGCCGATTCATGTGGTCAAGGAACTCAACATTTACCTGCGTGCGGCTCGCGAGTTGACTCAGAAGCTCGACCACGAACCCTCTGCCGAAGAAATCGCCAATCTGCTGGAAAAGCCGGTGTCTGAGGTCAAGCGCATGCTTGGCCTGAATGAGCGAGTGTCGTCCGTGGATGTTTCGCTTGGTCCGGACTCCGATAAAACGCTGCTTGACACCTTGACAGACGAGCGGCCCACCGACCCATGCGAGCTGCTGCAGGATGACGACCTGTCGCAGAGCATCGACCAGTGGCTGTCGGAGCTTACCGACAAGCAGCGTGAGGTGGTGGTACGCCGCTTCGGCCTGCGTGGTCACGAAAGTTGCACTCTGGAGGAGGTCGGTCAGGAGATTGGCCTGACCCGCGAGCGGGTGCGGCAGATCCAGGTCGAAGCGCTGAAGCGGCTACGGGAAATCCTGGAGAAGAACGGCTTGTCGAGCGATGCTCTGTTCCAGTAA
- the fdxA gene encoding ferredoxin FdxA, with amino-acid sequence MTFVVTDNCIKCKYTDCVEVCPVDCFYEGPNFLVIHPDECIDCALCEPECPAQAIFSEDEVPEDMQEFIELNAELAEVWPNITEKKDSLADAEEWDGVKDKLQHLER; translated from the coding sequence ATGACCTTCGTCGTCACCGACAACTGCATCAAATGCAAATACACCGACTGCGTGGAAGTCTGTCCGGTGGACTGCTTCTACGAAGGCCCGAACTTCCTGGTGATCCATCCGGACGAGTGCATCGACTGTGCGCTGTGCGAGCCCGAATGCCCGGCCCAGGCCATCTTCTCCGAAGATGAAGTACCTGAGGACATGCAGGAGTTTATCGAGCTGAACGCCGAACTGGCCGAAGTCTGGCCAAACATCACCGAGAAGAAAGACTCGCTGGCTGACGCGGAAGAATGGGATGGTGTGAAGGATAAGTTGCAGCATCTGGAACGCTGA
- the mutS gene encoding DNA mismatch repair protein MutS produces MSDLSAHTPMMQQYWKLKNQHPDQLMFYRMGDFYEIFYEDAKKAAALLDITLTARGQSAGQAIPMCGIPHHSAETYLAKLVKLGESVVICEQIGDPATSKGPVERQVVRIITPGTVSDEALLDERRDNLLAAVLGDERLFGLAALDITSGRFSVQELSGWENLLAELERLNPAELLIPDDWPQGLPAEKRRGVRRRAPWDFERDSARKSLCQQFATQDLKGFGCENLSLAIGAAGCLLTYAKETQRTALPHLRSLRHERIDDTVILDGASRRNLELDTNLAGGRDNTLQSVVDRCQTAMGSRLLTRWLNRPLRQRGVLEARQEAIACLLERYRFETLQPQLKEIGDIERILARIGLRNARPRDLARLRDALAALPELQRAMAELEASHLGELAVSIRTYPELAALLQRAIIDNPPAVIRDGGVLKTGYDPELDELLSISENAGQFLIDLETREKARTGLANLKVGYNRVHGYFIELPSKQAEQAPADYIRRQTLKGAERFITPELKVFEDKALSARSRALAREKLLYDELLELLIGQLAPLQDTAAALAELDVLSNLAERALNLDLNRPRFVDEACLRIEQGRHPVVEQVLTTPFVANDLRLDDATRMLIITGPNMGGKSTYMRQTALIVLLAHIGSFVPASSCELSLVDRIFTRIGSSDDLAGGRSTFMVEMSETANILHNASAHSLVLMDEVGRGTSTFDGLSLAWAAAEQLAGLRAWTLFATHYFELTVLPESEPGVANVHLNATEHNERIVFLHHVLPGPASQSYGLAVAQLAGVPGEVILRAREHLARLETTSLPHEPPRQEPGQPIAPMQSDLFASLPHPVLEELLRINPDDVTPRHALELLYAWKARI; encoded by the coding sequence ATGAGCGATCTATCAGCCCACACCCCCATGATGCAGCAGTACTGGAAGCTGAAGAACCAGCACCCGGATCAGCTGATGTTCTACCGCATGGGTGACTTCTACGAGATCTTCTACGAGGACGCGAAGAAAGCTGCGGCGCTGCTGGACATCACTCTCACCGCCCGCGGCCAATCCGCCGGCCAGGCGATTCCCATGTGCGGCATCCCGCACCACTCAGCCGAGACTTATCTGGCCAAGCTGGTCAAGCTCGGCGAGTCGGTGGTGATCTGCGAGCAGATCGGTGACCCGGCCACCAGCAAGGGCCCGGTGGAGCGCCAGGTCGTGCGCATCATCACCCCCGGCACGGTGAGTGACGAGGCGCTGCTGGATGAGCGTCGTGACAACCTGCTGGCGGCGGTGCTCGGCGATGAGCGCCTGTTCGGTCTGGCTGCGCTGGACATCACCAGCGGCCGCTTCAGCGTGCAGGAACTTTCGGGCTGGGAAAACCTGCTGGCCGAACTGGAACGCTTAAACCCAGCCGAACTGCTGATCCCGGATGACTGGCCGCAAGGCCTGCCGGCAGAGAAACGCCGCGGCGTGCGCCGCCGCGCGCCTTGGGACTTCGAACGCGACAGCGCACGCAAGAGCCTGTGCCAGCAGTTCGCCACCCAAGACCTCAAGGGCTTCGGCTGCGAAAACCTGAGCCTGGCCATCGGCGCCGCCGGCTGCCTGCTGACCTACGCCAAGGAAACCCAGCGCACCGCCCTGCCGCACCTGCGCAGCCTGCGCCACGAACGCATCGACGACACGGTGATTCTCGACGGCGCCAGCCGGCGCAATCTGGAACTGGACACCAACCTCGCCGGTGGCCGCGACAACACCCTGCAGTCGGTGGTGGATCGCTGCCAGACCGCCATGGGCAGTCGCCTGCTGACCCGCTGGCTGAACCGGCCGCTGCGCCAGCGCGGCGTGCTTGAGGCGCGGCAGGAAGCAATCGCCTGCCTGCTGGAGCGCTATCGCTTCGAAACCCTGCAGCCGCAGCTGAAAGAGATTGGCGATATCGAGCGCATCCTCGCCCGTATCGGCCTGCGCAATGCCCGCCCACGCGATCTGGCGCGCCTGCGCGATGCCCTCGCGGCCCTGCCGGAGCTGCAGCGCGCCATGGCCGAACTGGAGGCCTCACACCTCGGCGAACTGGCAGTGAGTATCCGCACCTATCCTGAGCTGGCGGCGTTGCTGCAACGGGCAATCATCGACAATCCGCCGGCGGTGATCCGCGATGGCGGTGTGCTCAAGACCGGCTATGATCCCGAACTGGATGAGCTGTTGTCGATCAGCGAGAACGCCGGCCAGTTCCTTATCGACCTGGAGACCCGCGAGAAGGCGCGCACCGGCCTGGCCAACCTCAAGGTCGGCTACAACCGGGTGCATGGCTACTTCATCGAACTGCCAAGCAAGCAGGCCGAACAGGCGCCAGCCGACTACATCCGCCGACAGACCCTGAAAGGCGCCGAGCGCTTCATTACGCCGGAACTGAAAGTCTTCGAAGACAAGGCGCTGTCGGCCAGGAGCCGCGCCCTGGCACGGGAAAAACTGCTGTATGACGAATTGCTGGAGCTGCTGATCGGCCAACTGGCACCACTGCAGGACACCGCCGCCGCCCTGGCCGAACTGGACGTGCTGAGCAACCTCGCCGAACGCGCGCTGAACCTTGACTTGAATCGCCCGCGCTTCGTCGACGAAGCCTGCCTGCGCATCGAGCAGGGCCGCCACCCGGTGGTCGAGCAGGTACTGACCACGCCCTTCGTCGCCAACGACCTGAGGCTCGACGACGCGACCCGCATGCTGATCATCACCGGGCCCAACATGGGCGGTAAATCCACTTACATGCGGCAGACGGCACTGATCGTCCTGCTCGCCCATATCGGCAGCTTCGTCCCGGCGTCCAGCTGCGAGCTGTCGCTGGTCGATCGCATCTTCACCCGCATCGGTTCCAGCGACGACCTAGCCGGCGGCCGCTCGACCTTCATGGTGGAGATGAGCGAGACCGCCAACATCCTCCATAACGCCAGCGCCCATAGCCTGGTGCTGATGGACGAGGTCGGCCGCGGCACCAGCACCTTCGATGGCCTGTCGCTGGCCTGGGCGGCGGCCGAACAGCTGGCCGGGCTGCGTGCCTGGACGTTGTTCGCGACCCACTACTTCGAGCTGACCGTGCTGCCGGAAAGCGAACCCGGGGTCGCCAACGTGCACCTCAACGCCACCGAGCACAACGAGCGCATCGTCTTCCTGCATCACGTCCTGCCCGGCCCGGCCAGCCAGAGCTATGGCCTGGCAGTGGCGCAGCTGGCCGGCGTGCCAGGCGAGGTAATCCTGCGCGCCCGCGAGCATCTGGCCCGCCTGGAAACCACCAGCCTACCCCACGAGCCGCCGCGCCAAGAGCCGGGCCAGCCGATAGCCCCCATGCAAAGCGACTTGTTCGCCAGTCTGCCGCACCCCGTGCTGGAAGAATTGCTGCGCATCAATCCGGATGATGTGACTCCGCGCCATGCACTGGAGCTGCTATACGCATGGAAAGCACGAATCTAA
- a CDS encoding CinA family protein, whose product MALEQITRLAAQLGERLQSINAQVSTAESCTGGGIAEAITRIPGSSVWFESGYVTYSDTQKTAQLQVPAELFGQVGAVSREVVEAMVRGAQRYSGARFAVAVSGIAGPDGGSAEKPVGTVWLAWGDGDTVVSERRLFAGDRAQVRRQTVEAALAGLVRLAGGENPGRG is encoded by the coding sequence ATGGCCTTGGAACAGATAACCCGGCTCGCCGCGCAACTGGGCGAGCGTTTGCAGTCAATCAATGCCCAGGTGAGCACCGCCGAGTCCTGCACCGGCGGCGGCATTGCCGAGGCGATCACCCGCATTCCTGGCAGCTCGGTGTGGTTCGAGTCCGGCTATGTGACCTATTCCGATACACAGAAGACGGCCCAGTTGCAGGTGCCAGCCGAGCTGTTCGGGCAAGTCGGTGCGGTCAGTCGCGAGGTGGTCGAGGCCATGGTGCGTGGTGCCCAGCGTTACAGCGGCGCGCGTTTCGCTGTGGCGGTCAGCGGGATCGCCGGACCGGACGGTGGTTCGGCGGAGAAGCCGGTGGGCACGGTCTGGCTGGCCTGGGGCGATGGCGATACGGTGGTGAGTGAGCGCCGGCTGTTCGCGGGCGATCGTGCGCAAGTACGCCGACAAACGGTCGAGGCCGCTCTGGCGGGGCTTGTGCGCCTAGCGGGCGGAGAAAATCCCGGGCGGGGGTAG
- the recA gene encoding recombinase RecA yields MDENKKRALAAALGQIEKQFGKGAVMRMGDHERQAIPAISTGSLGLDIALGIGGLPKGRIVEIYGPESSGKTTLTLSVIAEAQKLGATCAFVDAEHALDPDYAAKLGVNVDDLLVSQPDTGEQALEITDMLVRSNAVDVVIVDSVAALVPKAEIEGEMGDMHVGLQARLMSQALRKITGNIKNANCLVIFINQIRMKIGVMFGSPETTTGGNALKFYASVRLDIRRTGAVKEGDEVTGSETRVKVVKNKMAPPFRQAEFQIMYGKGIYRTGEIIDLGVQLGLLEKSGAWYSYQGNKIGQGKANSAKYLEDNPEVGTTVERQIREKLLSSNAPVAAAGASMADDLADLDA; encoded by the coding sequence ATGGACGAGAATAAGAAGCGCGCTTTGGCTGCTGCCCTGGGCCAGATCGAAAAGCAATTCGGCAAAGGCGCGGTGATGCGCATGGGCGACCACGAGCGCCAGGCGATTCCGGCCATTTCCACCGGCTCGCTCGGCCTGGACATTGCCCTCGGCATCGGCGGTCTGCCGAAAGGCCGAATCGTCGAGATCTACGGCCCGGAGTCCTCGGGCAAGACCACCCTGACCTTGTCGGTGATCGCTGAAGCGCAGAAGCTGGGTGCCACCTGTGCCTTCGTCGATGCCGAACATGCGTTGGACCCCGACTACGCGGCCAAGCTCGGCGTCAACGTCGACGACCTGCTGGTGTCGCAGCCGGACACCGGCGAGCAGGCGCTGGAAATCACCGACATGCTGGTACGCTCCAATGCGGTGGACGTGGTCATCGTCGACTCCGTGGCAGCGCTGGTGCCGAAGGCCGAGATCGAAGGTGAAATGGGCGACATGCACGTGGGCTTGCAGGCGCGCCTGATGTCCCAGGCGCTGCGCAAGATCACCGGCAATATCAAGAATGCCAATTGCCTGGTCATCTTCATCAACCAGATCCGCATGAAAATCGGCGTGATGTTCGGCAGCCCGGAAACCACCACCGGCGGTAATGCACTGAAGTTCTACGCCTCCGTGCGCCTGGATATCCGCCGTACCGGCGCGGTGAAGGAAGGCGACGAGGTGACCGGCAGCGAAACCCGCGTCAAGGTGGTGAAGAACAAGATGGCGCCGCCTTTCCGCCAGGCCGAGTTCCAGATCATGTACGGCAAGGGCATCTACCGCACCGGCGAGATCATCGACCTCGGCGTGCAGTTGGGGCTGCTGGAAAAGTCCGGCGCCTGGTACAGCTACCAGGGCAACAAGATTGGCCAGGGCAAGGCCAACTCGGCCAAGTATCTGGAGGACAACCCAGAGGTCGGGACCACCGTCGAGCGGCAGATCCGCGAGAAGCTGCTTAGCAGCAATGCGCCGGTTGCCGCAGCCGGCGCCAGCATGGCCGATGACCTGGCCGATCTCGACGCCTGA
- the recX gene encoding recombination regulator RecX produces MTAVLDTPAAVRRTAMDLLARREHGRVELTRKLRRRGAPVELIESALDRLAEEGLLSETRYLESFVSQRARAGYGPLRIREELAQRGLPREAIDRALRDSGLDWREQLLETWQHKFAGRLPADARERAQQGRFLSYRGYPLDLIGRLLRGAGDD; encoded by the coding sequence ATGACCGCCGTACTCGACACCCCTGCCGCAGTACGGCGGACCGCCATGGATCTGCTCGCACGCCGTGAACATGGGCGCGTCGAGCTGACCCGTAAGTTGCGCCGGCGTGGCGCCCCCGTCGAATTGATCGAGTCCGCCCTCGACCGTCTCGCCGAGGAAGGGTTGCTCTCGGAAACCCGCTATCTGGAGAGCTTCGTCAGCCAGCGGGCGCGCGCTGGCTATGGGCCGCTGCGCATTCGCGAGGAGCTGGCGCAGCGTGGTCTGCCGCGTGAAGCCATCGACCGCGCGCTGCGCGACAGTGGTCTCGACTGGCGTGAGCAACTGCTCGAAACCTGGCAACACAAGTTTGCCGGCCGCCTGCCTGCGGATGCTCGCGAACGGGCTCAGCAAGGGCGTTTTCTCAGCTATCGCGGTTATCCCCTGGACCTGATCGGTCGGCTGCTGCGTGGTGCTGGCGACGACTGA
- a CDS encoding LOG family protein, producing MPYEPDDYLSRHFQTSGIDLASKVDELIQLTTPSTSPNLTLYREMLVTVIRMAQADRNRWDAKIMLQTLREMEHAFSTLEQFKRRRKVTVFGSARTPPGHPVYTLARDLGATLARYDLMVITGAGGGIMAAAHEGAGRENSLGFNITLPFEQGANATIEGSEHLLSFHFFFLRKLFFVKEADALVLCPGGFGTLDEALEVLTLIQTGKSPVVPVVLLDEPGGSYWQDALDFIHRQLEANHYIMPSDMHLMRLVYSAEEAAEEIAQFYRNFHSSRWLKDRFVIRLNHALNEATLRQLDEDFADLCKTGGFHQQASGEAERDEPELSQLPRLAFIFNGRDHGRLRELLNFINQPQAWA from the coding sequence ATGCCTTACGAACCGGACGACTACCTATCCCGCCACTTCCAGACCAGTGGCATCGACCTCGCCAGCAAGGTTGACGAACTGATTCAGCTCACCACCCCAAGCACCAGCCCCAATCTCACGCTGTACCGGGAGATGCTGGTCACCGTCATCCGCATGGCCCAGGCCGACCGCAACCGCTGGGACGCCAAGATCATGCTGCAAACTCTGCGCGAGATGGAGCATGCCTTCAGCACCCTCGAGCAGTTCAAGCGCCGCCGCAAGGTCACCGTCTTCGGCTCGGCACGCACGCCGCCGGGGCACCCGGTCTACACCCTGGCCCGCGACTTGGGCGCCACCCTGGCGCGCTACGATCTAATGGTGATCACCGGTGCCGGTGGCGGCATCATGGCTGCCGCCCATGAAGGCGCCGGGCGCGAAAACAGTCTCGGCTTCAACATCACCCTGCCCTTCGAGCAAGGCGCCAATGCCACCATCGAAGGCAGCGAGCACCTGCTGTCGTTCCACTTCTTCTTTCTGCGCAAGCTGTTCTTCGTCAAGGAGGCGGACGCCCTGGTGCTCTGCCCCGGCGGCTTCGGCACCCTGGATGAAGCCCTCGAGGTGCTGACCCTGATCCAGACCGGCAAGAGCCCGGTCGTGCCGGTGGTGCTGCTCGACGAACCGGGCGGCAGCTACTGGCAGGACGCCCTGGACTTCATCCATCGGCAACTGGAAGCCAACCACTACATCATGCCCAGCGACATGCACCTGATGCGTCTGGTGTACAGCGCCGAGGAGGCGGCGGAAGAAATCGCCCAGTTCTATCGCAACTTCCACTCCAGCCGCTGGCTCAAGGATCGCTTCGTCATCCGTCTCAACCATGCGCTGAACGAAGCCACCCTCCGCCAACTGGACGAGGACTTCGCCGACCTGTGCAAAACCGGCGGTTTCCACCAGCAAGCCTCAGGCGAAGCCGAACGCGATGAGCCGGAACTCAGTCAGCTGCCGCGCCTGGCCTTTATCTTCAACGGCCGTGACCACGGGCGTTTGCGCGAGCTGCTGAATTTCATCAACCAGCCGCAAGCCTGGGCCTGA